Proteins encoded in a region of the Marinococcus sp. PL1-022 genome:
- a CDS encoding tetratricopeptide repeat protein — MGSKQKNEDAIIPFLQSGEYFFQRGVVAYQKNHLKRAVLFLERAVELEPSKGLFQCQLAAIYTDMEWFDRSNNILDRVLKEVEPERSECYFFLANNYAFQGNFEKAAETAGYYMKIAPEGDFAEETKELLEMIKENEPGLLEHPGDMTIYEQAVEQADKGRVQEARELFEKLLKQEPDYWAAYHQLAKLHQHSGDTEQAVKLLETVHQEGAYVPASCQLAALYESKGEHERSKEVMSVLTAILPVDRESLHWISAVCTYLGYYEDACRYARLYHKRFVIERGSVAFYHGAALYLLGETEQAAKWWKQNRQLDHPEVKELYREYEQNILTGQRVREMVQDDFQQ; from the coding sequence TTGGGCTCAAAACAAAAAAACGAAGACGCAATTATTCCTTTCTTGCAGTCAGGTGAATACTTCTTTCAACGGGGCGTGGTGGCTTATCAGAAAAATCACCTGAAGCGTGCCGTTCTCTTTTTGGAAAGAGCTGTCGAGCTCGAACCTTCCAAGGGATTGTTTCAATGCCAGCTTGCCGCAATATATACAGACATGGAATGGTTTGATCGCTCCAACAACATTCTCGACCGGGTGCTTAAAGAGGTGGAGCCGGAACGCTCCGAATGTTATTTCTTTCTGGCTAACAATTACGCCTTCCAGGGTAATTTTGAAAAAGCAGCGGAAACGGCCGGGTATTATATGAAAATCGCCCCGGAAGGCGACTTTGCAGAAGAAACGAAGGAACTGCTCGAAATGATTAAAGAAAATGAACCAGGTCTTCTGGAGCACCCAGGGGATATGACTATTTATGAACAGGCAGTGGAGCAGGCAGATAAAGGCCGGGTCCAGGAAGCCCGGGAATTGTTTGAAAAACTGCTGAAGCAGGAGCCTGATTACTGGGCGGCTTATCATCAGCTGGCAAAGCTGCACCAGCACAGCGGAGATACCGAGCAGGCGGTTAAGCTGCTCGAAACGGTGCACCAGGAGGGCGCTTACGTGCCGGCGAGCTGCCAGCTCGCCGCATTGTATGAAAGCAAGGGGGAGCATGAGCGTTCGAAGGAAGTAATGAGTGTGCTTACAGCGATCCTTCCGGTCGACCGGGAGTCCCTTCACTGGATCAGTGCTGTCTGTACGTACCTTGGCTATTACGAAGATGCCTGCCGTTACGCCCGTCTTTATCATAAACGGTTCGTGATTGAACGCGGATCGGTTGCGTTTTATCATGGAGCGGCGTTATATTTACTCGGTGAAACGGAGCAGGCGGCCAAATGGTGGAAACAGAACCGTCAGCTCGATCATCCGGAAGTGAAAGAGCTTTACCGGGAATATGAACAGAATATATTAACCGGTCAGAGGGTAAGAGAAATGGTACAGGACGATTTTCAGCAGTAA
- the trxB gene encoding thioredoxin-disulfide reductase: MTEERIYDVIIAGAGPAGMTAAVYASRAEMDTLMLERGVPGGQMANTEDVENYPGFDHILGPDLSTKMFQHAQKFGAAYAYGDVSRVEDGREYKTVYAGNKVYKTRALIIATGAEYKQLGVEGEKELGGRGVSYCAVCDGAFFRNKEIVVVGGGDSAVEEAVYLTRFADKVTVIHRRDELRAQKILQQRAFVNDKIDFKWSTVVKTINGEGGKVGSVTLTDLKTGEDYDFETSGAFIYIGLLPLNGAFLDLGITNDEGYIETNEEMETKIPGVFAAGDIRDKFLRQIVTATGDGSLAAQTAQQYVEELKNAVEA; the protein is encoded by the coding sequence ATGACGGAAGAACGGATTTATGATGTGATTATCGCGGGCGCCGGCCCGGCCGGCATGACCGCGGCGGTGTACGCCTCCCGGGCGGAAATGGACACGCTCATGCTCGAGCGCGGCGTGCCCGGCGGCCAGATGGCCAACACCGAGGACGTGGAAAACTACCCGGGCTTTGACCATATTCTCGGGCCCGACCTGTCGACGAAAATGTTCCAGCACGCCCAGAAGTTCGGCGCGGCGTACGCCTACGGCGACGTCTCCCGCGTCGAGGACGGCAGGGAATACAAAACGGTCTACGCCGGGAACAAGGTTTATAAAACACGCGCGCTGATCATCGCGACCGGCGCGGAGTACAAGCAGCTCGGCGTCGAGGGCGAAAAAGAGCTCGGCGGCCGCGGCGTGTCCTACTGCGCGGTCTGCGACGGCGCCTTCTTCCGCAACAAGGAAATCGTCGTGGTCGGCGGCGGGGATTCCGCTGTCGAGGAGGCGGTGTATCTGACCCGGTTTGCCGATAAGGTGACCGTCATTCACCGCCGCGACGAGCTGCGGGCACAGAAGATCCTGCAGCAGCGCGCGTTTGTGAACGACAAGATCGACTTCAAATGGAGCACGGTCGTGAAAACCATCAACGGCGAGGGCGGCAAGGTCGGAAGCGTCACGCTGACGGACCTGAAAACCGGCGAGGACTACGACTTCGAAACGAGCGGCGCGTTCATCTACATCGGGCTGCTGCCGCTGAACGGGGCGTTTCTCGACCTCGGCATCACGAACGACGAGGGCTATATCGAAACGAACGAGGAAATGGAAACGAAGATTCCGGGCGTGTTCGCCGCCGGCGACATCCGGGACAAGTTCCTGCGCCAGATCGTGACGGCGACCGGCGACGGGTCGCTTGCGGCCCAGACGGCGCAGCAGTACGTGGAAGAACTGAAAAACGCGGTCGAAGCATAG
- a CDS encoding NUDIX hydrolase: protein MQRVTNCFLQQNDQLLMLKKPSYDWWNAPGGKMEPGESVYDSVRREFREETGLSLERPHLRGIFTFITMENGLTANEWMMFTFEAFGAGGRLLNESPEGILEWKEKQKVTSLPMAEGDKAIVEHILNNKGTVYGTFRYTKDRRLLESRFEQSTPYFM from the coding sequence ATGCAACGGGTGACAAATTGTTTTTTACAGCAGAACGATCAACTGCTTATGCTCAAGAAACCAAGCTACGATTGGTGGAATGCCCCGGGCGGAAAAATGGAGCCGGGGGAGTCGGTGTATGATTCCGTCCGGCGGGAGTTCCGTGAAGAAACGGGCCTTTCGCTTGAACGTCCGCACCTGCGGGGTATTTTCACCTTTATTACGATGGAGAACGGACTTACAGCGAATGAGTGGATGATGTTTACATTTGAAGCTTTTGGCGCCGGGGGCAGGCTGCTTAATGAGTCTCCGGAGGGCATCCTTGAATGGAAAGAAAAGCAGAAAGTGACGTCTCTTCCCATGGCCGAAGGCGATAAAGCCATTGTCGAGCATATTTTGAATAATAAAGGAACGGTGTATGGTACGTTCCGCTATACGAAGGACCGCCGGCTTTTGGAGAGCCGGTTTGAGCAGTCAACGCCATACTTTATGTAA
- the rapZ gene encoding RNase adapter RapZ, producing the protein MEQERKSIQVEIITGMSGAGKTVAIQCFEDLGYYCVDNLPPSLIPTFIDLIETTENKTDKVAFVVDLRTREFFDHLFASIDQLDQRRELSTHILFLDAKDQVLVSRYKETRRSHPLASEEAPLEGIQLEREMLQELKGRARHIIDTSSLKPRELRERILTDYAEKNQSVFNVNVMSFGFKYGMPIDADLVFDVRFLPNPHYVEHLEPKTGLEEEVSSYVLKWTDTKEFINKLVDMLEFMLPLYKQEGKSQLVVAIGCTGGKHRSVTLAEYIASYFSGKYETNANHRDIEEGRKK; encoded by the coding sequence ATGGAACAAGAGCGCAAATCGATTCAGGTTGAAATCATTACAGGGATGTCGGGGGCCGGGAAGACGGTGGCCATCCAGTGCTTTGAGGATCTGGGCTATTACTGTGTAGACAATCTGCCTCCTTCGTTGATCCCGACATTTATTGATTTAATTGAAACGACTGAAAACAAAACCGATAAAGTAGCTTTTGTAGTGGATCTTCGGACAAGGGAGTTTTTTGACCATCTGTTTGCTTCCATAGACCAGCTTGATCAGCGCAGAGAGCTCTCAACACATATTTTATTTTTGGACGCAAAGGATCAGGTGCTTGTCAGCCGCTATAAAGAAACAAGGCGGTCGCATCCACTTGCAAGTGAGGAGGCACCGCTTGAAGGTATTCAGCTTGAGCGGGAGATGCTGCAGGAGCTAAAGGGCCGGGCGCGTCATATTATTGATACGAGCAGCCTGAAACCGAGAGAGCTGAGAGAGCGTATATTAACTGATTATGCTGAAAAAAATCAGTCGGTTTTTAATGTGAATGTCATGTCCTTCGGATTTAAGTACGGAATGCCGATCGATGCGGATTTGGTTTTTGACGTTCGTTTTCTGCCGAACCCTCACTACGTGGAACATTTGGAGCCTAAAACCGGTCTCGAAGAAGAAGTGTCTTCGTACGTGTTAAAATGGACGGATACAAAGGAATTTATTAATAAGCTGGTGGATATGCTTGAATTCATGCTTCCGCTGTATAAGCAGGAGGGCAAGTCACAGCTTGTGGTTGCGATTGGATGTACAGGAGGCAAACACCGTTCCGTAACGCTGGCTGAATATATTGCTTCTTACTTTTCAGGGAAATATGAGACGAATGCCAATCACCGGGACATTGAGGAAGGAAGGAAAAAATAG
- a CDS encoding gluconeogenesis factor YvcK family protein, translating into MEDPKVVVMGGGTGIGVLLRGLKQFPADITAIVTVADDGGSSGRLRKEFNIPPPGDVRNVLVALAEVEPLIEELFQHRFTSGEGLTGHSLGNLLVAGMTSITGDFAKGITELSTVLNVRGKVLPASNRSIELFAKMKDGSTVYGESLIPKAGKQIDQVFIHPPDAEALPETIRAIEQADVIVIGPGSLFTSIMPNLIVPGIRDALNRSEARKVYICNVMTQPGETDGFSAADHLHAIEKHTGSAFVDTVLVHNGEIPAPVLANYEKQQAFPVECDYERLEQIGCRVVTDTFMHYDGLVLRHNAKKVSEALLARD; encoded by the coding sequence GTGGAGGACCCGAAGGTTGTAGTGATGGGCGGTGGCACAGGTATAGGCGTTCTGCTCCGGGGGCTGAAGCAGTTCCCGGCAGACATTACGGCGATTGTGACTGTCGCAGACGACGGAGGAAGCTCCGGGCGCTTACGGAAAGAGTTTAATATTCCACCGCCCGGGGACGTAAGAAACGTACTGGTGGCGCTTGCGGAAGTCGAGCCTTTAATTGAAGAACTGTTCCAGCACCGCTTCACGAGCGGGGAGGGGCTGACCGGTCATTCCCTCGGGAATTTGCTGGTAGCGGGTATGACCTCCATTACCGGAGACTTTGCCAAAGGAATTACAGAGCTCAGTACCGTGTTAAACGTACGCGGCAAGGTTCTGCCGGCCTCCAATCGGAGTATTGAACTGTTTGCAAAAATGAAGGACGGATCCACAGTCTACGGAGAGTCCCTGATCCCTAAAGCCGGCAAGCAGATTGACCAGGTATTTATTCATCCGCCGGATGCTGAAGCACTGCCGGAAACCATTCGCGCCATTGAACAGGCGGATGTCATTGTCATTGGTCCCGGGAGCTTGTTTACAAGCATCATGCCAAATCTGATCGTTCCTGGTATCCGGGATGCCCTTAATCGTTCAGAGGCGCGCAAGGTATATATTTGCAATGTAATGACGCAGCCGGGGGAAACGGACGGCTTTTCGGCAGCCGATCATCTGCATGCCATTGAAAAGCATACAGGAAGCGCTTTTGTGGATACTGTCCTTGTGCATAACGGAGAGATCCCTGCTCCGGTGCTTGCAAACTACGAAAAACAGCAGGCGTTTCCCGTGGAGTGTGATTATGAAAGATTAGAACAGATTGGGTGCCGGGTAGTAACAGATACATTTATGCACTATGACGGCCTTGTTCTTCGTCATAATGCCAAAAAAGTATCTGAAGCCCTGCTTGCCCGTGATTGA
- the whiA gene encoding DNA-binding protein WhiA, whose product MSSFAAITKKELTQIEVEDTSAKAELAALIRMNGSISFGNGQLILDVSTENAAIARRIYSLIKRIYKDMVIELLVRKKMRLKKNNVYVVRMAEETKEMLSDLAIMENGYQFNRSIAKDVIPDTDSRRAYLRGAFLAGGSVNHPETSSYHLEIYSMYEEHNRALRELMETFGLTSKSLERKKGYILYIKESEKITEFLNIIGAHQALLYFEDVRIMKDMRNSVNRLVNCETANLNKTVGAALRQVENIQLVQAEVGLENLPEKIREMAILRVQHQDVTLKELGEMVPSGKVSKSGVNHRLRKIDQIAERIQAGKPPIPEKI is encoded by the coding sequence ATGTCTTCATTTGCGGCTATAACGAAAAAAGAATTAACCCAGATTGAAGTGGAAGATACGAGCGCCAAAGCGGAGCTTGCAGCATTAATCAGGATGAACGGCTCCATTTCATTTGGAAATGGCCAGCTGATTTTAGACGTTTCCACTGAAAATGCTGCCATCGCACGACGGATCTATTCGTTAATCAAGCGTATCTATAAGGATATGGTGATTGAGCTGCTTGTTCGAAAAAAGATGCGTTTAAAAAAGAATAATGTCTATGTAGTCCGGATGGCCGAAGAAACGAAGGAAATGCTGAGTGACCTTGCCATTATGGAAAACGGCTACCAGTTTAACCGTTCGATTGCGAAGGATGTGATTCCGGACACGGACAGCCGCCGGGCGTATTTACGCGGAGCTTTTTTAGCCGGCGGATCGGTTAATCATCCGGAAACGTCCTCGTATCATCTGGAAATTTATTCGATGTATGAAGAGCACAACCGGGCGCTCCGGGAGCTGATGGAAACATTCGGGCTCACATCGAAAAGCCTTGAACGGAAAAAGGGTTACATTCTTTATATTAAAGAAAGTGAAAAAATTACCGAGTTTTTAAATATCATCGGTGCCCACCAGGCTCTGCTGTATTTTGAAGATGTACGGATTATGAAAGATATGCGCAACTCGGTGAACCGCCTGGTGAACTGCGAAACAGCGAACTTAAACAAAACCGTAGGAGCTGCGCTGAGGCAGGTGGAAAACATTCAGCTTGTCCAGGCAGAGGTCGGGCTCGAAAACCTTCCCGAAAAAATCAGGGAAATGGCCATTCTGCGTGTCCAGCACCAGGACGTCACGCTGAAGGAGCTCGGGGAAATGGTGCCGAGCGGCAAGGTAAGTAAATCCGGGGTGAACCACCGGCTGCGCAAGATTGATCAGATCGCCGAGCGCATCCAGGCTGGAAAGCCGCCAATTCCGGAAAAAATTTAA
- a CDS encoding HPr family phosphocarrier protein, which translates to MVEKTVEVNLRTGLQARPAALFVQEANRFHSNIFLEKDDKKVNAKSIMGVMSLAVRTGASVKLLAEGADEEEAAESLTEFMKKEM; encoded by the coding sequence ATGGTCGAAAAAACAGTGGAAGTAAATTTGCGTACAGGGCTTCAGGCCCGGCCGGCAGCATTATTCGTACAGGAGGCAAACCGGTTTCATTCCAATATTTTTCTTGAAAAGGATGATAAAAAGGTAAATGCTAAAAGCATTATGGGCGTTATGAGCCTCGCTGTACGTACCGGCGCCTCCGTAAAGCTTTTAGCTGAAGGAGCCGATGAAGAGGAAGCCGCCGAATCGCTGACGGAATTTATGAAAAAAGAAATGTGA
- the clpP gene encoding ATP-dependent Clp endopeptidase proteolytic subunit ClpP has product MNLIPTVIEQTNRGERAYDIYSRLLKDRIIMLGSGIDDNVANSIVAQLLFLEADDPEKDISLYINSPGGSITAGMAIYDTMQHIKPQVSTICVGMAASMGAFLLTAGQEGKRYALPNSEVMIHQPLGGTQGQATDIEIHARRIIKMREKLNQILADRSGQPLEVIERDTDRDNFMSAEQAKEYGLVDQVMGQ; this is encoded by the coding sequence ATGAACTTGATACCAACAGTTATTGAACAAACCAACCGGGGCGAACGTGCATACGATATTTATTCGCGTTTGCTGAAGGACCGCATTATTATGCTTGGCTCAGGCATCGATGACAACGTAGCCAACTCGATCGTAGCCCAGCTTCTTTTCCTTGAAGCCGACGATCCGGAGAAGGATATTTCTCTTTATATCAACAGTCCGGGCGGCTCCATTACAGCCGGCATGGCTATTTATGACACAATGCAGCACATTAAACCCCAGGTTTCTACGATCTGCGTCGGCATGGCAGCATCGATGGGTGCTTTTCTTCTCACTGCCGGCCAGGAAGGCAAACGTTATGCCCTTCCAAACAGTGAAGTAATGATCCACCAGCCGCTCGGCGGCACACAGGGACAGGCTACGGACATTGAAATTCACGCCCGCCGCATCATCAAAATGCGTGAAAAACTCAATCAAATCCTTGCAGACCGCAGCGGCCAGCCGCTTGAAGTCATCGAGCGCGACACGGACCGTGATAATTTCATGAGCGCAGAACAGGCAAAAGAATACGGTCTTGTTGATCAGGTTATGGGACAATAG
- the rpoN gene encoding RNA polymerase factor sigma-54 — protein sequence MMKESVFKMEVEMMGLGLELQQKQEMSLVMTQELKQAIALLKLSSQELSDYLQDEALENPLMELTLPSITDGSSLSASSRPDAPVHNPASAGEQLDWREPAGETLEEALREQVACGSYSGTEREILLFLAGSVDERGYLEEVEWEMEQKFGVEREESNQYISVLQQLEPAGVGARNLKECLLLQLERCLDTDPYIDQVVAEDLEALGAKKWRYLQQKYQLTKEQLQEIYTCLQKLSPYPGEAYRQEKIISVSPDVRVEEIDGEWAVTILNDRLPELQMNEKYWRLLNQDTDEEARQYAMEKYKQFLWIVKSVEQRQQTLQKVSEVIVEAQSEYLKYGEEKLRPLTLREVAEQADVHESTVSRTTSGKYMQTPHGLIELKHFFSSKITRPDEDASSTGVKAMMKKLIKDENKEKPLSDQKLADLLQREQQCTISRRAVAKYRTELRIPSSSQRKQPV from the coding sequence ATGATGAAAGAAAGCGTTTTCAAAATGGAGGTGGAGATGATGGGTTTAGGGCTTGAATTGCAGCAGAAGCAGGAAATGAGTTTGGTGATGACGCAGGAGTTAAAGCAGGCAATTGCTCTGTTGAAGCTCTCCTCGCAGGAATTATCCGACTATCTGCAGGACGAGGCACTGGAAAACCCTCTAATGGAGTTAACGCTCCCTTCTATAACTGATGGGTCCTCGCTTTCTGCATCCTCCCGGCCCGATGCTCCGGTCCATAATCCGGCATCTGCCGGGGAACAGCTGGACTGGCGAGAGCCGGCGGGAGAAACCCTCGAGGAGGCACTCAGGGAGCAGGTTGCCTGCGGCTCTTATAGTGGAACTGAACGGGAAATACTTTTGTTTTTAGCCGGAAGTGTGGACGAGCGCGGGTACTTAGAGGAAGTTGAATGGGAGATGGAACAAAAATTCGGCGTGGAAAGAGAAGAAAGCAATCAGTATATTTCGGTGCTTCAGCAGCTCGAGCCGGCAGGGGTTGGGGCCAGAAATTTAAAAGAATGTCTTCTGCTGCAGCTTGAACGCTGCCTGGATACAGATCCGTATATTGATCAGGTCGTGGCCGAAGACCTCGAAGCGCTGGGAGCGAAAAAATGGCGCTACCTGCAGCAAAAGTATCAGCTCACTAAAGAGCAGCTCCAGGAAATCTATACATGCCTGCAGAAGCTTTCCCCGTATCCGGGGGAGGCTTACCGGCAGGAGAAAATAATTTCCGTATCTCCGGATGTGCGCGTGGAGGAAATTGACGGAGAATGGGCTGTTACCATTCTGAACGACCGGCTTCCAGAGCTCCAGATGAATGAGAAATACTGGCGCCTTTTAAATCAGGATACCGATGAAGAAGCCAGGCAGTACGCTATGGAAAAATATAAGCAGTTTCTATGGATTGTTAAAAGTGTGGAACAACGCCAGCAGACGCTTCAAAAAGTATCAGAGGTGATCGTCGAAGCGCAGAGCGAGTACCTAAAATACGGCGAAGAAAAGCTTCGTCCTTTGACGCTGCGGGAGGTGGCTGAACAGGCGGATGTGCACGAATCCACCGTTTCAAGGACGACGAGTGGGAAATATATGCAGACGCCTCACGGTCTCATAGAACTGAAGCATTTCTTTTCTTCAAAAATCACCCGCCCGGATGAAGATGCTTCAAGCACTGGAGTAAAAGCTATGATGAAAAAACTGATTAAAGACGAAAATAAAGAAAAGCCTCTTTCAGACCAGAAGCTTGCGGATCTGCTCCAGCGAGAGCAGCAGTGTACGATCTCAAGGCGGGCGGTGGCAAAATACAGAACAGAGCTTCGTATTCCGTCCTCTTCCCAGCGGAAACAGCCGGTATAG
- a CDS encoding sugar-binding transcriptional regulator, which translates to MLRDVLEMQRKLQPDVLETLGKRYRILQYIRLMQPIGRRTLATQLSTSERVLRSETDFLKQQGLILIQSAGMLLTEEGNKLLEGLEHTVKYAFGLEELERKLAGYLSVSKVIVVSGDSDELPVVKKELGRATVQQMKNRVSPGDVIAVAGGTTLASAADMMVPDAKWNNTIFVPARGGLGEKVEIQANTISSAMAMKAEASYRLLHVPDQLSEDTRRSLMQEPGVQEVLELLKSASLVVHGIGEAKTMAGRRTTSASLRSRLEEESAVAESFGYYVNQDGKVVHRENTVGLQWDELRPDQTVITVAGGSSKAKAIDAYMRYRPSSILITDEGAAKAMLNQSNAPEATE; encoded by the coding sequence ATGTTACGTGACGTATTGGAGATGCAGAGGAAGCTGCAGCCTGATGTACTCGAAACATTAGGGAAAAGGTACCGCATTTTGCAATACATCCGCCTGATGCAGCCGATTGGAAGAAGAACCCTTGCCACTCAGCTATCCACCTCAGAGCGGGTTCTGCGCAGTGAAACTGATTTTTTAAAGCAGCAGGGACTTATCCTGATTCAAAGCGCAGGGATGCTTTTAACAGAAGAAGGAAATAAACTGCTTGAAGGACTCGAGCATACAGTCAAATATGCTTTTGGGCTCGAGGAGCTGGAGCGGAAGCTGGCAGGCTACTTGTCCGTTTCGAAGGTTATCGTCGTCTCAGGGGACAGCGATGAGCTTCCGGTAGTGAAAAAAGAACTCGGCCGGGCCACGGTACAGCAGATGAAAAACCGTGTCAGCCCCGGGGACGTGATAGCAGTAGCCGGAGGCACTACGCTAGCTTCAGCAGCTGATATGATGGTACCTGACGCAAAGTGGAACAATACCATCTTTGTACCGGCCCGCGGTGGTCTCGGGGAGAAGGTGGAGATCCAGGCCAACACCATCAGCTCTGCGATGGCAATGAAAGCCGAGGCCTCGTACCGGCTGCTTCATGTACCTGATCAGCTGAGCGAGGATACGAGGCGGTCGCTGATGCAGGAGCCCGGAGTGCAGGAAGTGCTTGAGCTGTTAAAGTCAGCATCGCTTGTCGTTCACGGCATTGGGGAAGCAAAAACGATGGCCGGGCGGCGGACAACGAGCGCCTCTTTGCGCAGCAGGCTCGAGGAAGAGTCGGCGGTCGCGGAGTCGTTTGGCTATTATGTTAATCAGGACGGAAAAGTGGTGCACCGGGAAAATACGGTGGGCCTGCAGTGGGACGAGCTCCGGCCGGATCAGACAGTGATCACAGTAGCCGGAGGCTCAAGCAAGGCAAAGGCGATTGACGCTTATATGCGCTATCGCCCGAGCAGCATTTTGATCACCGATGAGGGTGCAGCCAAAGCTATGCTGAATCAAAGCAATGCACCGGAGGCAACTGAGTAA
- the gap gene encoding type I glyceraldehyde-3-phosphate dehydrogenase encodes MATKIGINGFGRIGRNVYRAALNNPDVEVVAVNDLTDTDTLAHLLKYDSVHGTLDAEIQASGDNLTINGQKLTVFSEKDPAKIDWKGVEAEIVVESTGIFTQRDQAAKHLEGGAKNVIISAPAKGVDATFVVGVNEGEFKPDEHKVVSNASCTTNCLAPVAKVLDEKFGIKRGLMNTVHSYTSDQQIQDGPHKDLRRARAGAENIIPTTTGAAQAVALVLPQLDGKLTGGAMRVPTPNVSLVDFVAELDKDVTVDELNNALKEASESDELKGILGYSEEPLVSKDYNGSAYSSTVDALSTLVMQDNMVKVISWYDNEFGYSSRVVDLAASFGKKL; translated from the coding sequence ATGGCAACAAAAATTGGTATTAACGGTTTTGGACGTATTGGACGTAACGTTTATCGTGCAGCTTTGAACAACCCGGATGTTGAAGTAGTAGCAGTAAACGACCTGACAGACACTGATACACTTGCACATCTTTTGAAATACGACTCGGTTCACGGCACGCTTGATGCAGAAATCCAGGCAAGCGGCGATAACCTTACCATCAATGGCCAAAAGCTGACTGTTTTCTCTGAAAAAGATCCTGCAAAGATTGACTGGAAAGGCGTAGAAGCTGAAATCGTTGTTGAATCCACAGGTATCTTTACGCAGCGCGACCAGGCAGCAAAACACCTTGAGGGCGGCGCGAAAAACGTTATCATTTCCGCACCTGCTAAAGGCGTAGACGCAACATTTGTTGTCGGTGTTAACGAAGGCGAATTCAAGCCGGACGAGCACAAAGTCGTTTCCAACGCATCCTGCACAACCAACTGCCTGGCTCCGGTAGCCAAAGTGCTGGACGAAAAATTCGGCATCAAACGCGGTCTGATGAACACAGTCCACTCCTACACGAGTGACCAGCAGATCCAGGACGGCCCGCACAAGGACCTTCGCCGTGCCCGCGCTGGTGCTGAAAATATCATCCCGACAACTACAGGTGCCGCTCAGGCAGTAGCCCTTGTGCTTCCACAGCTCGACGGCAAGCTTACCGGCGGTGCGATGCGTGTTCCTACTCCAAACGTTTCCCTTGTGGACTTCGTGGCAGAGCTCGACAAAGACGTAACAGTAGACGAATTGAACAACGCATTGAAAGAAGCTTCTGAATCTGACGAACTCAAAGGCATTCTTGGATACAGCGAAGAGCCGCTCGTATCGAAGGACTACAACGGAAGCGCCTATTCTTCCACAGTAGACGCTCTTTCGACACTCGTTATGCAGGACAACATGGTTAAGGTAATCTCCTGGTACGACAACGAATTCGGTTATTCCAGCCGTGTTGTGGACCTCGCAGCAAGCTTTGGCAAAAAACTGTAA